Proteins from a single region of Rhizobium leguminosarum bv. trifolii WSM1325:
- a CDS encoding protein of unknown function DUF1078 domain protein (PFAM: protein of unknown function DUF1078 domain protein; flagellar basal body rod protein; flagellar basal body FlaE domain protein~KEGG: ret:RHE_PF00171 flagellar hook protein FlgE), which yields MSIFGSMKTAVSGMSAQANRLSTVSDNIANANTTGYKAVSTSFSSLVLPSSSGNYNSGGVQTSVRQAISQQGDISYTTSAYDLAISGDGFFIVESADGTPVLTRAGDFSVDSDGNLVNGAGFTLMGYSYDSGVPAVVVNGFDGLVPVNVSQSGLSAVASSSAYFSGNLNSEATVVTDTTTLPSANTASVTDDTQKMSLVAYDSLGGTVQYDYYFTKTGVTTDASGAVTGSTWEVAVYRNADASTGSTTSFPYSSDAVSVATLSFDADGQLTSATDTDIVDPVTAKTITMDYSDFTQLSSDFSATGSADGQAASAVSSVSIGTDGVVSVSYANGATKALYQIPLATVASPDNLTLLSGNVYSANGLSGVTVTGFPQTNGLGSIQSGALESSNVDLAGELTEMIEAQRSYTANSKVFQTGSDIMDVLVNLKR from the coding sequence ATGAGCATTTTTGGAAGCATGAAAACCGCCGTCTCCGGCATGAGCGCCCAGGCAAACCGGCTGAGCACGGTCTCCGACAATATCGCCAATGCGAACACCACCGGCTACAAAGCCGTTTCCACTTCCTTTTCGTCACTGGTTCTGCCGTCTTCCTCGGGCAATTATAATTCAGGCGGCGTTCAGACATCCGTGCGCCAGGCGATTTCTCAGCAAGGCGACATTTCCTATACGACCTCGGCCTACGACCTGGCGATCTCGGGAGACGGGTTCTTCATCGTGGAAAGCGCCGACGGCACGCCTGTGCTTACCCGGGCCGGCGACTTCTCGGTCGACAGCGACGGCAATCTCGTCAACGGCGCCGGTTTCACGCTGATGGGATATTCCTATGACTCCGGCGTGCCGGCGGTGGTCGTCAACGGCTTCGACGGCCTGGTGCCGGTCAACGTATCCCAATCGGGCTTGAGCGCCGTCGCTTCGAGCAGCGCTTACTTCAGCGGCAACCTGAACTCCGAAGCGACCGTCGTCACGGATACGACGACGCTGCCGAGCGCCAACACGGCAAGCGTCACCGACGACACGCAGAAGATGTCGCTGGTTGCCTATGACAGCCTTGGCGGCACCGTCCAGTACGACTATTACTTCACCAAGACCGGCGTCACGACGGACGCGAGCGGCGCGGTCACCGGCAGCACTTGGGAGGTTGCCGTTTACCGCAATGCCGATGCATCCACCGGCAGCACGACGTCCTTTCCCTACTCTTCCGATGCCGTGAGCGTTGCCACGCTCTCCTTCGACGCCGATGGCCAGCTGACCTCGGCAACCGACACCGACATCGTCGATCCGGTGACGGCCAAGACGATCACCATGGATTATTCCGACTTCACCCAGCTTTCCTCCGACTTCTCGGCAACGGGCTCAGCAGACGGCCAGGCCGCAAGTGCCGTGAGTTCGGTGTCTATCGGCACGGACGGCGTGGTGTCGGTCTCCTATGCGAACGGCGCGACAAAGGCTCTCTATCAGATCCCTCTCGCGACGGTTGCCAGCCCCGACAATCTGACGCTGCTCAGCGGCAACGTCTACAGTGCCAACGGATTGTCCGGCGTCACGGTCACCGGCTTCCCGCAGACGAACGGGCTCGGCTCCATCCAGTCCGGCGCTCTCGAAAGCTCGAACGTCGATCTCGCCGGCGAACTGACGGAGATGATCGAGGCGCAGCGAAGCTATACCGCCAATTCCAAGGTGTTTCAGACCGGCTCCGATATCATGGATGTCCTCGTCAATCTGAAACGATAG
- a CDS encoding flagellar hook-associated protein FlgK (TIGRFAM: flagellar hook-associated protein FlgK~PFAM: protein of unknown function DUF1078 domain protein~KEGG: ret:RHE_PF00172 flagellar hook-associated protein FlgK), whose translation MSLTSALNSVQSIFNNTGQQSSVISTNIANVGNSDYVRREASVTTSLSGAQVVSISRAQETALLAQYLQTNAKDSAQQTLVTGLESLKSLVGGNDYETSPSTYLTAFQQALQTFGTSPSSTTAAQSAVTAAQDLANSLNTASDGVQSIRAEADAEIATQVSTLNTLLSQFEAANNAVKLATATGTDTSSALDEREKLLKQISSIVGVTSTVRDNNDMALYTSDGTVLFETIPRTVTFAPTATYVAGTEGNSIYIDGVALDAGEGSTTSASGSLQALLQLRDEIAPTFQAQLDEIAKSLVQIFSETDGSTSAPGLFVWTTASGATGATPAASDDTTGIASTISVNLAVVTSEGGDATKLRDGSISGITDLNTAGDSGFSDNLDALYQALTEQRSFSSDAGLSTSQSLTDYASASIGWLEQYRSDATSASETTAAALSRSDEAYSNETGVNLDEELTLLLDIEQSYKAATKILNVIDEMFQSLLDIAS comes from the coding sequence ATGTCGCTCACCTCCGCCTTGAACAGCGTGCAAAGTATTTTCAACAATACGGGCCAGCAAAGCAGCGTCATCTCGACGAATATCGCCAATGTCGGAAATTCCGACTATGTGAGACGGGAGGCGTCGGTTACGACGTCTCTTTCCGGCGCCCAGGTCGTCAGCATCAGCCGGGCGCAGGAAACTGCGCTGCTTGCCCAGTATCTGCAAACGAATGCCAAGGACAGCGCCCAGCAGACGCTGGTGACCGGTCTCGAAAGCCTGAAGTCGCTGGTGGGCGGCAATGACTACGAGACCTCGCCGAGTACCTATCTCACGGCATTCCAGCAGGCGCTCCAGACATTCGGCACGTCGCCGAGCAGCACGACCGCCGCGCAATCGGCCGTGACCGCCGCGCAGGATCTCGCCAATTCGCTAAATACCGCAAGCGACGGCGTCCAGTCGATCAGAGCCGAGGCGGATGCGGAGATCGCCACACAGGTCTCCACCTTGAATACGCTGCTGTCGCAGTTCGAGGCGGCCAACAATGCAGTCAAGCTGGCGACAGCGACCGGCACCGATACATCCTCGGCACTCGACGAGCGTGAAAAGCTGCTGAAGCAGATCTCCTCGATCGTCGGCGTCACCTCAACCGTGCGCGACAATAACGATATGGCGCTCTATACCTCTGATGGCACCGTGCTGTTCGAGACCATTCCCCGCACCGTCACGTTCGCTCCGACGGCAACCTACGTTGCCGGAACCGAAGGCAATTCCATCTATATCGACGGTGTTGCGCTCGACGCCGGCGAGGGATCGACGACGAGTGCCTCGGGCAGCCTGCAGGCGCTGCTGCAGCTTCGCGACGAGATCGCCCCGACATTCCAGGCCCAACTCGACGAGATCGCCAAATCGCTCGTCCAGATCTTCTCGGAAACCGACGGCAGCACGAGCGCGCCGGGACTTTTCGTGTGGACGACGGCGTCGGGCGCAACCGGGGCAACACCTGCTGCTTCCGACGATACGACAGGGATCGCCTCCACCATCTCGGTCAATCTAGCCGTCGTCACGAGCGAGGGCGGTGATGCGACAAAGCTGCGCGATGGCTCCATCAGCGGCATCACCGATCTCAACACCGCGGGAGACAGCGGCTTCTCGGACAATCTCGACGCCCTGTATCAGGCGCTGACGGAACAGCGCTCGTTCTCTTCCGACGCCGGTCTCTCCACGTCACAAAGCCTGACGGACTACGCCAGCGCCTCCATCGGCTGGCTCGAACAATATCGAAGCGATGCCACGTCGGCCTCCGAAACAACGGCTGCGGCCTTGTCACGCTCCGACGAGGCCTATTCCAACGAAACCGGCGTCAACCTCGACGAGGAACTGACGCTGCTTCTCGACATCGAACAATCCTACAAAGCGGCGACGAAGATCCTGAACGTCATCGACGAGATGTTCCAGTCGCTCCTCGACATAGCGAGCTAG
- a CDS encoding conserved hypothetical protein (KEGG: ret:RHE_PF00175 hypothetical protein), with product MVFQRPSVLLMSKPRAKLPFSEETLQAMLIRVLRPLVKLALASGFNFISFSTVLRRLYIEVAEKEFALPNKNQTDSRISLLTGIHRKDVNRLRGQVLAASFLTTGVSQTSRILARWLADPFYCDADDRPSALPRTSSDGGPSFESLVSDITKDVHPRSILDDWLDKGIVVVDQNGWIQLELSSIVPNAGDEARRHYFTRNLRDHVQASVMNLMNEPPPYFERAVHYDGMSPELAARLDEIARQEGMALLLKLNKIAHQAIKDDPGGSSRWITGLYVMTEEGEADLQPDAASKTETGE from the coding sequence ATGGTCTTTCAGAGACCGAGTGTGTTGTTAATGTCAAAGCCGCGCGCAAAGCTTCCGTTCTCCGAAGAGACCTTGCAGGCCATGCTGATCCGCGTGCTTCGCCCGCTGGTCAAGCTCGCACTCGCCTCCGGCTTCAACTTCATCTCGTTTTCGACCGTTCTTCGCCGCCTCTATATCGAGGTCGCAGAGAAGGAATTTGCGCTGCCGAACAAGAACCAGACGGATAGCCGCATCTCGCTTCTGACCGGCATTCACCGCAAGGACGTCAACCGGCTGCGCGGACAGGTGCTTGCGGCATCCTTCCTGACCACCGGCGTTTCGCAGACAAGCCGCATTCTCGCCAGATGGCTTGCCGATCCGTTTTATTGCGATGCGGACGATCGGCCGAGCGCCCTGCCCCGGACCTCCAGCGACGGCGGTCCGTCATTCGAGAGCCTGGTGAGCGACATCACCAAGGACGTCCATCCCCGCTCCATTCTGGACGACTGGCTGGATAAAGGCATCGTCGTTGTCGATCAGAACGGCTGGATCCAGCTCGAGCTCTCCTCAATAGTTCCCAATGCCGGTGACGAAGCCCGCCGGCATTATTTTACGCGCAACCTCCGTGACCATGTGCAGGCGTCGGTCATGAACCTGATGAACGAGCCTCCACCCTACTTCGAACGTGCGGTTCACTACGACGGGATGTCCCCCGAGCTGGCGGCCCGGCTCGACGAGATTGCGCGGCAGGAGGGGATGGCGCTGCTCCTGAAACTCAACAAGATCGCCCATCAGGCCATCAAGGACGACCCCGGCGGCAGCAGCCGCTGGATCACCGGGCTCTATGTCATGACCGAGGAGGGCGAGGCCGATCTTCAGCCAGACGCCGCATCGAAGACGGAGACGGGCGAATGA
- a CDS encoding flagellar hook-associated 3 family protein (PFAM: flagellar hook-associated 3 family protein~KEGG: ret:RHE_PF00173 flagellar hook-associated protein FlgL), with product MKASFVSSSAMQNVLRLTISQSQNKLQQASTEATTGTYADIGVSLGNGAAKSINLTSAIAQAASFKTSNAVVELRMDASQAALSSLKDAGDSLVSNLTALQASQDTTSIAVALQTAGATISQLVSTANTSVNGEFLFGGTNLDSQPLSDQSSAVSDAIVSALNDYATGLGKDVNELTGEEIGSFITDTVEPMFSESAWTDTSDGWSTASSTDMTSRISGSETITSSTNANSEGMRYLALASVVVSALFGQDLSSDAQSTVASKAIAYAAQATSGIVTQQSELGLAQERLEKANDALDAQSTLLQGNLVDLQGVDTYEASTLVNQLQTQLETAYTLVSKLQSLSLVNYL from the coding sequence ATGAAAGCATCTTTTGTCTCATCATCGGCGATGCAGAATGTTTTGCGGCTCACCATCAGCCAGTCCCAAAACAAGCTGCAGCAGGCCTCGACGGAAGCAACGACGGGAACTTACGCCGATATCGGCGTATCCCTCGGCAACGGCGCTGCAAAGTCGATCAATCTCACCAGCGCTATCGCCCAGGCTGCCTCGTTCAAGACGAGCAATGCCGTCGTCGAGTTGCGGATGGACGCATCGCAAGCCGCCCTTTCGAGCCTCAAGGATGCCGGCGACAGCCTGGTCTCGAATCTGACGGCGCTCCAGGCGAGCCAGGATACGACAAGCATCGCCGTTGCCCTGCAGACGGCGGGCGCCACGATTTCGCAGTTGGTCTCGACGGCAAACACGTCGGTCAATGGCGAATTCCTGTTCGGCGGGACGAACCTCGACAGCCAGCCTCTGAGCGATCAATCCTCGGCGGTCTCGGATGCGATCGTTTCGGCGCTGAACGATTATGCAACCGGTCTCGGAAAAGACGTCAACGAGTTGACAGGCGAGGAAATTGGCAGCTTCATCACGGACACGGTCGAGCCGATGTTCTCCGAGAGCGCCTGGACGGACACTTCCGACGGCTGGTCGACCGCTTCCAGCACCGACATGACGAGCCGGATCAGCGGATCGGAAACCATCACCTCGTCGACCAACGCCAATTCCGAAGGCATGCGTTATCTCGCGCTGGCATCCGTCGTCGTCTCCGCCCTCTTCGGCCAGGATCTCAGCTCCGACGCACAGAGCACCGTCGCATCCAAGGCGATCGCCTATGCGGCGCAGGCGACCTCCGGGATCGTGACGCAGCAAAGCGAACTCGGCCTCGCGCAAGAGCGGCTCGAAAAGGCAAATGACGCCCTCGACGCTCAATCCACTCTGCTTCAGGGAAACCTCGTCGATCTCCAGGGTGTGGATACCTATGAGGCTTCGACGCTCGTCAACCAGCTGCAGACGCAATTGGAAACGGCCTACACGCTCGTCTCGAAACTCCAGAGCCTGAGCCTGGTCAACTATCTCTGA
- a CDS encoding conserved hypothetical protein (KEGG: ret:RHE_PF00177 hypothetical protein) has translation MFLLEREPDMSMEMDEPTIVATWENRAQIIEIMSSARTMSQEFQDLWNGSGETGRLSQENTDRLVELLREIGSLNEKLMRLA, from the coding sequence TTGTTTTTGCTGGAACGCGAACCGGACATGTCGATGGAGATGGACGAACCGACCATTGTTGCAACCTGGGAAAACCGCGCTCAAATCATCGAAATTATGAGCAGCGCACGCACCATGAGCCAGGAATTTCAAGATCTTTGGAACGGCAGCGGCGAAACGGGCCGGCTCAGCCAGGAAAACACGGACAGATTGGTCGAGCTCCTGCGCGAGATCGGCAGCCTGAACGAAAAGCTCATGCGTTTGGCCTGA
- a CDS encoding conserved hypothetical protein (KEGG: ret:RHE_PF00176 hypothetical protein) has protein sequence MTPSAISRRQFLLAGIALQVLGPKIAAAQPTGTSDHGIGGSGLSIQGGGENEDHGIGGTGIVGTIQGFGSIIVNNIHIPFSATTPIEIDGRRVRASAMKVGHVARVLLTGKLAARITIVSEVQGRIDRIDKTGMTVLGQTIDTTGVATKGLRKGKRVAVFGIRKPDGTIIARRIEPRSVSEGAHVRGIPVKSSNRVLIGGLSLGSTHGYLAGKQTLVRLKAVADRLIITRIQAEPLVPGLKQGIVNVETFQPTDKDRPGAGPRGSAPFGTTPPSPDGHGFVDVGVRDSSRMTGFPDGRIPHDFGSRRPGGPSDRPPPDRSPFGRGGPDRDFPAPDRGGAPPQDGPPPGPPPPGPGPH, from the coding sequence ATGACCCCGTCGGCGATCTCGAGAAGGCAATTTCTGCTGGCCGGAATAGCGCTTCAGGTCCTGGGGCCGAAGATTGCCGCCGCGCAGCCGACGGGCACCAGCGATCACGGCATCGGCGGATCCGGACTTTCCATCCAGGGCGGTGGGGAAAACGAAGATCACGGCATCGGCGGAACGGGCATCGTCGGAACTATCCAGGGCTTTGGAAGCATCATCGTCAACAACATCCACATACCGTTCAGCGCGACGACACCGATCGAAATCGACGGCCGGCGCGTTCGCGCCAGCGCAATGAAGGTCGGTCATGTCGCCCGGGTACTGCTGACGGGCAAGCTTGCCGCCCGCATCACCATCGTCAGCGAAGTCCAGGGCCGCATCGACCGGATAGACAAGACCGGCATGACCGTACTGGGGCAAACGATCGACACGACGGGTGTCGCGACGAAGGGCCTGCGCAAGGGCAAGCGGGTCGCCGTGTTCGGCATCCGCAAACCTGACGGCACGATCATTGCCCGGCGCATCGAGCCTCGCTCCGTTTCCGAAGGCGCCCATGTTCGCGGCATCCCTGTCAAGAGCAGCAATCGCGTCCTGATCGGCGGCCTTTCGCTTGGAAGCACGCATGGATATCTGGCCGGCAAGCAAACGCTCGTGCGTCTCAAGGCCGTCGCCGATCGATTAATCATCACGCGCATTCAGGCTGAACCCCTGGTGCCGGGCTTGAAACAAGGCATCGTCAACGTCGAGACCTTCCAGCCGACGGATAAGGACAGGCCGGGCGCGGGACCCAGAGGCTCCGCGCCTTTCGGTACGACGCCGCCATCTCCTGATGGTCATGGCTTCGTCGATGTCGGCGTGCGGGACTCAAGCAGAATGACCGGCTTTCCCGACGGGCGCATTCCGCACGACTTCGGTTCGCGACGTCCAGGTGGCCCTTCGGATCGACCGCCTCCCGATCGTTCGCCCTTCGGCAGAGGCGGGCCGGACCGAGATTTTCCTGCTCCGGATAGAGGCGGGGCGCCACCGCAGGACGGCCCGCCTCCTGGGCCGCCGCCCCCGGGGCCGGGTCCGCACTGA